The Trinickia acidisoli genome includes a window with the following:
- a CDS encoding ammonium transporter, with protein sequence MNDLKTGADTLFLLLGAAMVLAMHAGFAFLELGTVRKKNQVNALVKILVDFAVSTIAYFFIGYTIAYGVQFFGNAATLAEHNGYQLVRFFFLLTFAAAIPAIVSGGIAERAKFNPQLCATFLLVGFIYPFFEGIAWNDRFGLQTWLAATFGAPFHDFAGSVVVHAFGGWVALPAVLLLGARRGRYQRDGRIAAHPPSNIPFLALGAWVLAVGWFGFNVMSAQTIDKISGLVAVNSLMAMVGGTLAACLAGRNDPGFAYNGPLAGLVAVCAGSDVMHPIGALITGAIAGALFVYMFTCVQNRWRIDDVLGVWPLHGLCGAWGGIAAGIFGAKALGGAGGVSMISQVLGTLAAIVVATAGGAIVYGVLRATVGIRLDDESEFDGADLSVHKISATPERETVV encoded by the coding sequence ATGAATGACCTGAAAACGGGCGCCGACACATTATTTCTCTTACTCGGCGCCGCAATGGTGCTCGCCATGCATGCGGGATTCGCATTCCTCGAGCTTGGTACGGTTCGCAAAAAGAATCAGGTCAACGCGCTCGTGAAGATCCTCGTCGATTTCGCGGTGTCGACCATCGCGTACTTCTTCATCGGCTACACGATCGCCTACGGCGTCCAGTTCTTCGGCAATGCGGCAACGCTCGCCGAGCACAACGGATATCAGCTCGTGCGGTTCTTCTTTCTGCTGACGTTCGCCGCGGCGATCCCGGCGATCGTCTCAGGCGGGATCGCCGAGCGCGCCAAGTTCAACCCGCAGCTCTGCGCAACCTTCCTTCTCGTCGGCTTCATCTATCCATTCTTCGAAGGCATCGCCTGGAACGACCGGTTCGGCCTGCAGACGTGGCTCGCCGCGACGTTCGGCGCGCCGTTTCACGATTTCGCCGGCTCCGTCGTGGTGCACGCGTTCGGCGGCTGGGTGGCGCTGCCGGCCGTGCTGCTGCTCGGTGCGCGGCGTGGCCGATATCAGCGCGACGGCCGTATCGCGGCGCATCCTCCGTCGAACATCCCGTTCCTCGCCTTGGGCGCCTGGGTGCTTGCGGTGGGCTGGTTCGGCTTCAACGTCATGAGCGCGCAGACGATCGACAAGATCAGCGGGCTCGTCGCGGTCAACTCGCTGATGGCGATGGTCGGCGGCACGCTGGCCGCGTGTCTCGCCGGGCGCAACGATCCGGGTTTCGCCTACAACGGCCCGCTCGCGGGACTCGTCGCCGTGTGCGCGGGGTCCGACGTCATGCATCCGATCGGTGCACTCATCACCGGTGCGATCGCGGGCGCGCTGTTCGTCTATATGTTCACGTGCGTACAGAATCGTTGGCGCATCGACGACGTCCTCGGTGTATGGCCGCTGCATGGCCTGTGCGGGGCGTGGGGCGGCATTGCCGCCGGCATCTTCGGGGCGAAGGCGCTCGGCGGCGCCGGCGGGGTGTCGATGATCTCGCAGGTGCTCGGCACGCTTGCGGCCATCGTCGTCGCCACGGCCGGCGGTGCAATCGTCTATGGCGTCTTGCGCGCGACGGTGGGCATTCGGCTCGACGACGAAAGCGAGTTCGACGGCGCCGATCTCTCGGTCCATAAGATTAGCGCCACGCCGGAGCGCGAGACGGTGGTCTAA